The Flavobacterium faecale genome has a segment encoding these proteins:
- a CDS encoding pyridoxal phosphate-dependent aminotransferase: MFQNNAIDFDLLKKRAYNLRWATVPEGVIPLTAADPDFKSAPEIAEAVSKFAKDRYFCYTPPEGLPEFKESIASYFQRNRNVPVQPEFAFPVDSAAFGIYLTCQAFLSIGDQAIIFDPVDFLFRYSIETVGGTAVPFPIPAGTTDLDFEVLEKLITTRTKMICLCNPLNPTGKVFTKQELTTLGEIACKHNLIILSDEIWSDIIFSPAVFTSIASLSEAIRNQTITITGFSKSYGLAGLRIGAVIAHNQKHFDLLMAISLHNSTVHGATVLSQVAATAALNDCGYYLDNFVSHLTKVRTLLVDELNSVPGFNCIAPEGCYVAFTNITQTKKSSQEIYELLLKEAKVAVVPGLKQWFGEGAEGHIRMSFATSEEVLLDAMNRIKKVIS, encoded by the coding sequence ATGTTCCAAAACAATGCAATCGATTTTGATTTATTAAAAAAACGTGCTTATAATCTTAGATGGGCAACGGTGCCAGAAGGTGTTATTCCGCTTACGGCAGCTGATCCCGATTTTAAAAGTGCTCCCGAAATTGCAGAAGCAGTTTCTAAATTTGCCAAAGACCGATACTTTTGCTACACGCCTCCTGAAGGTTTACCCGAATTCAAAGAAAGTATTGCCTCCTACTTTCAAAGAAATAGAAATGTTCCAGTGCAACCCGAATTTGCTTTCCCGGTAGATAGTGCGGCATTTGGAATATACTTAACCTGCCAAGCTTTTTTGAGTATTGGCGATCAAGCCATAATTTTTGATCCCGTTGATTTTTTATTTCGATATTCCATTGAAACTGTTGGCGGTACCGCAGTGCCCTTCCCTATTCCTGCTGGGACAACCGATCTGGATTTTGAAGTGTTGGAAAAACTAATTACCACGCGCACCAAAATGATTTGTTTGTGCAACCCGTTAAACCCAACCGGAAAAGTATTTACCAAACAAGAACTCACCACACTTGGCGAAATAGCATGCAAACACAACCTTATTATATTGTCTGACGAAATTTGGAGCGATATCATCTTTAGTCCCGCCGTTTTTACTAGTATCGCATCATTGAGCGAAGCCATTCGCAATCAAACAATCACTATTACGGGCTTTAGCAAATCCTACGGGCTTGCGGGCCTGCGTATAGGAGCAGTCATTGCGCACAATCAAAAACATTTTGATTTATTGATGGCTATTTCACTCCACAACTCTACAGTGCATGGCGCAACAGTATTATCACAAGTAGCGGCTACAGCTGCTTTGAACGACTGTGGGTACTACCTAGACAATTTTGTATCTCACCTCACTAAAGTTCGTACGCTATTGGTGGACGAACTTAATAGTGTTCCAGGTTTTAACTGCATAGCACCCGAAGGTTGTTATGTCGCGTTTACCAATATTACTCAAACCAAAAAAAGTAGCCAAGAAATCTATGAGCTATTGTTGAAGGAGGCCAAAGTAGCGGTAGTTCCCGGACTCAAGCAATGGTTTGGCGAAGGTGCCGAAGGACATATTCGAATGAGTTTTGCCACCTCAGAGGAGGTATTACTTGATGCTATGAACCGCATTAAAAAAGTAATATCATGA
- a CDS encoding GH12 family glycosyl hydrolase domain-containing protein has translation MKNVFVALATFMTMASCSQDAAVPTEVAAQTETIVSKSLKSKAVTQNGTTTITEDYGTYQDPNYQWAYIQNNIWSASIGDTGADRGQFIWYKNINSWGVQAYTTTGIFSYSGVKSYPSLVYGRHYNNVSQNKNGFPIKISAITKSYAAEWNAAVLDDGGSGAVYNASYDIWFDPSNTNTGTNKYEIMIWTLRKNQNPINDLGFGVKFKANQKIGNYNFDVYKGSLDNGKQQVLTFILINGNGNFNGNIKPFIDFASGSLSNNWMAKTNYLTSIQAGFEICTAGTKTKKANFVTSKFSLAL, from the coding sequence ATGAAAAATGTATTCGTAGCACTTGCTACATTTATGACAATGGCATCTTGCAGCCAAGATGCGGCAGTACCTACAGAAGTTGCAGCACAGACAGAAACAATTGTTTCAAAATCACTAAAAAGTAAAGCGGTGACTCAAAATGGCACCACGACTATTACCGAGGATTATGGAACCTATCAAGATCCAAATTACCAATGGGCCTACATTCAAAATAATATTTGGTCGGCCTCAATTGGCGATACTGGTGCCGACAGAGGACAATTTATTTGGTACAAAAACATAAATAGCTGGGGTGTTCAAGCCTACACAACAACGGGAATCTTCAGTTACAGCGGTGTAAAATCATACCCAAGTTTGGTGTATGGCCGTCACTATAATAATGTATCTCAGAACAAAAATGGTTTTCCGATTAAAATTAGTGCTATAACTAAATCTTATGCGGCAGAATGGAATGCGGCGGTGTTGGATGATGGTGGATCTGGCGCGGTATATAATGCGAGTTATGACATTTGGTTTGACCCAAGCAATACAAACACTGGTACCAACAAATACGAAATTATGATTTGGACATTACGCAAGAATCAAAACCCAATCAATGATTTAGGTTTTGGAGTAAAGTTTAAAGCCAATCAAAAAATTGGCAATTATAATTTTGATGTCTATAAAGGAAGTCTAGATAATGGTAAACAACAAGTTTTGACTTTTATCCTAATTAACGGTAATGGAAACTTCAATGGAAACATAAAACCTTTTATTGATTTTGCTAGCGGATCTTTGTCCAATAATTGGATGGCAAAAACTAACTATCTTACAAGCATACAAGCCGGTTTTGAGATTTGTACAGCAGGTACCAAAACCAAGAAAGCCAATTTTGTAACGAGTAAATTCAGTTTGGCATTGTAG